Proteins from a genomic interval of Clostridium sp. M62/1:
- the ltrA gene encoding group II intron reverse transcriptase/maturase, with protein METRHGTKYRQLHIEDYLREIPAEQGKVTGVYAHEWITGNPDTNTDFWTDNLLDTILRSDNLNAAYKRVKANKGSAGIDGMDFEKFEKRLNNNLYKIWNRMSSGSYFPSPVMAVEIPKKSGGTRRLGIPTIADRIAQMVARAYVERAVEPMFCEDSYGYRPHKSALDAVEKTRKRCWKYDYVIELDVKGLFDNIDHELLMRVVRRHVKEPWICLYIERWLKSPFVLPDGSRIERESGTPQGGVISPVLANMFLHYVFDMWMKRNFPQAPFERYADDGVVHCRTKEEALYIKKKLVKRFEECKLELHPVKTRIVYCKDKDRTKEEELAEFDFLGYTFKAVYIKCKDGVMRNNFIASVSKTAAKGFRDKIKALEIHKRTGCKIDMIAELLNPMIRGWMNYFGKFNPSAMKNTLQCIECRLIKWAMCKYKSFRGRRQRAEKWLSSIRKREPKLFAHWSRMYSYC; from the coding sequence ATGGAAACCAGACATGGAACGAAGTACAGACAACTTCATATAGAAGACTACCTGAGAGAGATACCTGCGGAACAGGGAAAGGTAACAGGAGTGTACGCCCATGAATGGATTACCGGGAACCCTGACACCAACACGGACTTTTGGACGGACAACCTGCTTGATACGATACTCAGGAGCGACAACCTCAACGCCGCATACAAAAGAGTGAAAGCAAACAAAGGCAGTGCTGGTATAGATGGTATGGATTTTGAGAAATTTGAAAAAAGACTAAATAATAATCTTTATAAAATCTGGAACCGGATGAGTTCGGGAAGTTATTTTCCATCTCCAGTGATGGCGGTAGAAATACCAAAGAAATCAGGAGGAACCAGACGACTCGGAATACCGACTATAGCAGACCGGATTGCACAGATGGTCGCAAGAGCATATGTAGAACGGGCAGTGGAGCCTATGTTTTGCGAAGATTCATATGGATACAGACCACACAAATCAGCATTAGATGCGGTTGAGAAGACAAGGAAAAGATGTTGGAAATATGACTATGTTATAGAATTAGATGTAAAAGGATTGTTTGACAATATCGACCATGAATTGTTAATGAGAGTGGTACGCAGACACGTAAAGGAGCCTTGGATATGTTTGTATATTGAAAGATGGCTCAAAAGTCCTTTCGTTCTGCCGGATGGAAGCAGGATTGAAAGAGAATCTGGAACACCACAAGGTGGTGTAATTAGTCCAGTACTGGCAAATATGTTTCTGCACTATGTCTTTGATATGTGGATGAAAAGAAATTTCCCACAGGCGCCGTTTGAAAGATATGCAGATGATGGAGTTGTGCATTGTAGAACCAAAGAAGAAGCACTCTACATAAAGAAGAAGCTTGTTAAAAGGTTTGAAGAGTGTAAACTGGAGCTGCATCCTGTTAAAACAAGAATTGTATACTGTAAAGATAAGGACAGGACTAAGGAGGAAGAACTGGCGGAGTTTGACTTTCTTGGGTACACTTTTAAGGCAGTCTACATTAAATGTAAGGATGGTGTGATGCGAAATAACTTTATCGCATCGGTCAGTAAAACAGCAGCGAAAGGTTTCAGGGATAAGATCAAAGCACTGGAGATACACAAGAGAACCGGGTGCAAGATAGACATGATTGCAGAACTGCTGAATCCGATGATTAGAGGGTGGATGAATTACTTTGGGAAATTTAATCCGTCAGCAATGAAAAACACGTTACAGTGTATTGAATGCAGGCTGATAAAATGGGCAATGTGCAAGTATAAAAGTTTTCGTGGACGCAGGCAGAGGGCTGAGAAATGGCTCTCGTCTATCAGGAAACGAGAGCCGAAGCTGTTTGCTCATTGGAGCAGGATGTACTCGTATTGTTAA